One segment of Clostridium ljungdahlii DSM 13528 DNA contains the following:
- a CDS encoding Eco57I restriction-modification methylase domain-containing protein, translating into MNSFIEDVEQIYNFIKKNIDVEEKMHFIETYKQKSNMKKEISFSEEYYKQKIMNGKNGVVYTPPEMAAFMVKNLINVNDVIGNPFIKIIDPSCGSGNLICKCFLYLNRIFIKNIEVINSKNNLNLKLEDISYHIVRNNLFGFDIDETAIKVLKIDLFLISNQFSEKNFQVKDFLVENIDRKYDVFIGNPPYIGHKSVDSSYSYVLRKIYGSIYRDKGDISYCFFQKSLKCLKEGGKLVFVTSRYFCESCSGKELRKFLIENTSIYKIIDFYGIRPFKRVGIDPMIIFLVRTKNWNNNIEIIRPNKIEKNEKNKFLDSLFLDKSEKCKKFSISQKSINNDGWVFVDEVEKNIIDKIKEKSKFILKDICHSCQGIITGCDRAFIVDRDIINSRKIELRLIKPWIKSSHIRKNEVIKGEKFIIYSNLIENETECPNAIKYIEQYKKRLMERRECKKGTRKWYELQWGRKPEIFEEKKIVFPYKSCDNRFALDKGSYFSADIYSLVLKKNVPFTYEILLNILNSPLYEFYFKTFAKKLGENLYEYYPNNLMKLCIPSIDFGGENNIEKKLYDFFGLTDKEIEIVEKIKDNC; encoded by the coding sequence ATGAACAGTTTTATTGAAGATGTTGAACAAATTTACAATTTTATTAAAAAAAATATAGATGTAGAAGAGAAGATGCATTTTATAGAAACTTATAAGCAAAAATCTAATATGAAGAAAGAAATTAGCTTTTCAGAAGAATACTATAAACAGAAAATTATGAATGGAAAAAATGGAGTAGTGTATACTCCTCCGGAAATGGCAGCATTTATGGTTAAAAACTTGATAAATGTCAATGATGTAATTGGAAATCCATTTATAAAAATAATAGATCCTTCCTGTGGATCTGGGAATTTAATTTGTAAGTGCTTTCTATATTTAAATCGAATATTTATTAAGAATATTGAAGTTATAAATAGTAAAAACAATTTAAATTTGAAACTAGAAGATATAAGTTACCATATAGTACGTAACAATCTATTTGGATTTGATATAGATGAAACTGCAATAAAAGTTTTAAAAATAGACTTATTTTTGATTAGCAATCAGTTTAGTGAAAAAAATTTTCAAGTAAAGGATTTTCTAGTGGAAAATATAGATAGAAAATATGATGTGTTTATAGGAAATCCTCCGTATATAGGACATAAATCTGTAGATTCTAGTTATTCATATGTTTTAAGAAAAATATATGGAAGTATATATAGAGACAAAGGAGACATATCCTACTGTTTTTTTCAAAAATCATTAAAGTGTTTAAAGGAGGGAGGAAAACTGGTTTTTGTTACTTCTAGGTATTTTTGTGAATCTTGCAGCGGAAAAGAACTTAGAAAGTTTTTAATTGAAAATACCTCTATTTATAAAATTATAGATTTTTATGGTATAAGACCTTTTAAAAGAGTAGGTATAGACCCAATGATAATATTTTTAGTAAGAACAAAAAATTGGAACAATAATATAGAAATCATAAGACCCAATAAAATTGAAAAAAATGAAAAAAATAAATTTCTTGATTCCTTGTTTTTAGATAAATCTGAAAAATGCAAAAAGTTTTCTATTTCTCAAAAGTCTATAAATAATGATGGATGGGTATTTGTTGACGAAGTTGAGAAAAATATAATAGATAAAATAAAAGAAAAAAGTAAATTTATTTTAAAGGATATATGCCATAGTTGTCAGGGTATAATAACGGGATGTGATAGGGCTTTTATAGTTGATAGAGACATAATAAATAGTAGAAAAATTGAATTAAGGTTAATAAAACCCTGGATAAAAAGTAGCCATATACGAAAAAACGAAGTAATTAAAGGTGAAAAATTTATTATATACTCAAATTTAATAGAAAATGAAACAGAATGTCCTAATGCTATAAAGTATATAGAGCAGTACAAAAAAAGGCTTATGGAAAGAAGAGAATGTAAAAAAGGAACAAGAAAGTGGTATGAACTTCAATGGGGGAGAAAACCGGAAATTTTTGAAGAAAAGAAAATTGTGTTCCCATACAAGTCCTGTGACAATAGATTTGCTCTTGACAAGGGAAGCTATTTTAGTGCAGATATATATTCCTTAGTATTAAAAAAAAATGTACCTTTTACCTATGAAATACTTTTAAATATATTAAACAGTCCTTTGTATGAATTTTACTTTAAAACTTTCGCAAAAAAATTAGGAGAAAATCTATATGAGTATTACCCTAATAATCTAATGAAATTGTGTATTCCTTCTATTGATTTTGGAGGAGAAAATAATATAGAAAAAAAGCTGTATGATTTTTTTGGACTGACAGATAAGGAAATTGAGATTGTAGAAAAGATAAAAGATAATTGCTGA
- the pdaA gene encoding delta-lactam-biosynthetic de-N-acetylase: MNKKFVSIFLLCTIFLCPYSVKGYQVGKITLTNTKSITTLDDNNAPSRLKNLNTQNLDRREKNWFFKPNNSGMPSEEPADILKLLNKYSGYYLGDTSKKILYLTFDEGYENGYTAKMLDILKSNNVKAAFFVTTPYIKDNAELVKRMVNEGHLVCNHSEKHPSMADAAKDPIRFEREFTVTENTYKEITGKEMPKFFRPPMGKYSELSLFYTKQLGYKTIFWSFAYNDWNRQKQPSPVEAKKMISRRTHNGAIILLHAVSKTNSEILDSLIKDWKNKGYVLEGLDKLP, from the coding sequence TTGAATAAAAAGTTTGTGTCCATATTTCTCCTATGTACAATTTTTCTATGTCCTTATAGTGTTAAAGGCTACCAGGTAGGAAAAATTACTTTAACAAATACAAAAAGCATAACTACTCTAGATGATAATAATGCTCCTTCTAGGTTAAAAAATCTAAACACTCAAAACTTAGATAGAAGAGAAAAAAATTGGTTTTTCAAGCCTAATAATTCTGGTATGCCTTCAGAGGAACCTGCAGATATACTAAAACTCTTAAACAAATACTCTGGATATTATTTAGGAGATACTTCAAAAAAAATACTTTATCTTACTTTTGACGAAGGTTATGAAAACGGATATACTGCTAAGATGTTAGATATATTAAAATCCAACAATGTTAAGGCCGCTTTCTTTGTTACTACCCCTTATATAAAAGATAATGCGGAACTTGTAAAAAGAATGGTAAATGAAGGGCACCTAGTATGCAATCATTCAGAAAAACATCCTTCAATGGCAGATGCTGCAAAAGATCCTATAAGATTTGAAAGAGAATTTACAGTAACAGAAAATACTTATAAAGAAATTACAGGTAAAGAAATGCCTAAATTCTTTAGACCTCCTATGGGAAAATACAGTGAATTATCCTTATTCTATACCAAGCAATTAGGATACAAAACCATATTTTGGAGTTTTGCCTACAATGATTGGAATAGACAAAAACAGCCTTCACCTGTGGAAGCAAAAAAAATGATAAGTCGCAGGACTCATAATGGAGCCATTATTTTACTTCACGCAGTATCAAAAACAAACTCTGAAATACTGGATTCACTTATAAAAGACTGGAAAAATAAAGGGTATGTTTTAGAGGGTTTGGATAAATTGCCTTAA
- a CDS encoding RrF2 family transcriptional regulator → MKITQESDYGFRVVLYLSNLGYGKKIEAKTIAKDQNVPLRFLLKLLRKLTQAGIVKSFRGVNGGYALNRMPEDITLRNIIEAIDGPIYLNRCLYDTEHCNAHKKGHCGVHNALSKVQGTLINELESINFKDIMEDKI, encoded by the coding sequence ATGAAAATTACACAGGAATCAGATTATGGATTTAGAGTTGTACTTTATTTGTCAAATTTGGGGTACGGTAAAAAAATTGAAGCCAAAACCATAGCTAAAGATCAAAATGTGCCTCTAAGATTTCTTCTTAAACTTTTAAGAAAACTGACTCAAGCGGGTATAGTAAAATCCTTCAGAGGAGTTAATGGAGGCTATGCTTTAAATCGTATGCCTGAAGATATTACTTTAAGAAATATTATTGAGGCTATAGATGGGCCTATTTACTTAAACAGATGCCTATACGATACGGAGCATTGCAATGCCCATAAAAAAGGACATTGTGGTGTGCACAATGCTCTTTCAAAGGTACAGGGTACTCTAATTAACGAACTAGAGAGTATTAATTTTAAAGATATAATGGAAGATAAAATTTAA
- a CDS encoding WecB/TagA/CpsF family glycosyltransferase, translating into MFTRLLKYNVFNGSKMELMEYIEKFSKVNIVSGNPEVLYNGLKDNLLLTSFTASRSVIIPDGIGTLLASKIVKVPIKEKIAGIEIMEEVIKKCSRENKPIYLLGAKQEILEGCKENLKRKYPKINIAGSHNGYFDLEHCEDIVCDIKKSNAYALFVAMGAPKQDIFIARNMDILPCRVYMGVGGSFDVLAGKIKRAPKWMIELGLEWLYRVCKEPYRIKRLSSIPKFLLKVAEYNKK; encoded by the coding sequence ATGTTTACAAGATTGTTAAAATATAATGTGTTTAATGGAAGTAAGATGGAGCTTATGGAGTATATAGAGAAGTTTTCTAAAGTAAACATAGTTTCTGGTAATCCAGAAGTACTCTATAATGGACTAAAAGATAATTTACTATTGACTAGTTTTACGGCAAGTCGAAGTGTAATAATTCCAGATGGAATTGGAACACTTTTGGCTTCTAAAATAGTGAAAGTGCCTATAAAAGAAAAAATAGCAGGTATAGAAATAATGGAAGAAGTAATAAAAAAATGTAGTAGGGAAAATAAACCTATATATCTTTTAGGGGCTAAGCAGGAAATACTTGAAGGATGCAAAGAAAATCTAAAACGGAAGTATCCTAAGATTAACATAGCCGGAAGTCATAATGGATATTTTGATCTAGAACATTGCGAAGATATAGTGTGCGATATAAAGAAAAGCAATGCTTATGCACTTTTTGTAGCTATGGGTGCTCCCAAACAGGATATATTTATAGCAAGGAATATGGACATACTTCCATGTAGGGTGTATATGGGTGTAGGAGGAAGCTTTGATGTTTTGGCGGGAAAAATTAAAAGGGCTCCAAAATGGATGATAGAACTAGGACTTGAATGGTTGTACAGAGTTTGCAAGGAACCTTATAGAATAAAGAGACTTTCTTCTATACCCAAGTTTTTATTAAAGGTTGCAGAATATAATAAAAAGTAA
- a CDS encoding sugar transferase, translated as MQTEDIKIDVDKDIKSKSFQLFLKRIADFILSLVGIIILSIVFVILAIWIKLDSKGPAIFKQVRVGKNGKNFTIYKFRTMVVNAEKKRELDIDPGDLQNFVFQSKNDNRVTRSGAFLRKTSLDEIPQLFNVFIGNMSLVGPRPEIPDVVKFYPDSYKQRLLVTPGITGLAQVSGRGEIELGKTVYYDLMYIKKFSLWMDIKILLRTVSSVFKSEGAF; from the coding sequence ATGCAGACAGAAGATATAAAAATAGATGTGGATAAAGATATAAAAAGTAAATCCTTTCAATTATTTCTCAAGAGAATAGCTGATTTTATATTATCTCTTGTAGGAATAATTATACTTAGCATAGTATTTGTAATATTGGCTATATGGATTAAATTGGATTCGAAGGGCCCTGCTATTTTCAAACAGGTTAGAGTGGGTAAGAATGGAAAGAATTTTACCATATATAAATTTAGAACTATGGTAGTAAATGCGGAAAAAAAGAGAGAATTAGACATTGATCCCGGTGATTTGCAAAATTTTGTATTTCAAAGTAAGAATGATAATAGAGTGACTAGATCAGGAGCTTTTTTAAGAAAAACAAGTTTGGATGAAATTCCACAACTTTTTAATGTATTTATTGGAAATATGAGCTTGGTTGGACCAAGACCTGAAATACCAGATGTAGTTAAATTTTATCCTGATTCGTATAAACAAAGATTACTTGTAACACCAGGAATAACGGGATTGGCACAAGTAAGCGGAAGAGGAGAAATAGAGCTTGGAAAGACCGTATATTATGATTTAATGTATATAAAAAAGTTTTCGCTGTGGATGGATATAAAAATCTTACTAAGGACAGTCTCATCTGTATTTAAAAGTGAAGGTGCATTTTAA
- a CDS encoding acyltransferase: protein MADITKRRVLEMDVIRALAIVAVIVLHVSATILYRSTPYSTTYNANFILNQFSRFSVPAFIIISGMGLTISYKEGCGYFKFIIRRFLKVVPQYIVWCLLYIVIITKDFNIHTDLNNIVYGNVFYHFYFVPLIIELYIIFPFIYKFMEKKWWLLLSFLMTSFFIIYTYYFKVVTPDQWFWNKKNLFYWIFYFSLGGYMGKNLDNISQKLKKIRPIVCVMFLLSIFTLLYSFITGNQYGKSIDYITTFQRPSVIFYSTFFVIFIFSFEWKKGLFMKIIRYISNTSYDIYLSQAGILYLYTQYYIGRYVHVDNLSFGVKAFAVTLIGSIALNEIKKLL, encoded by the coding sequence GTGGCAGACATTACAAAAAGACGTGTTTTGGAGATGGATGTAATAAGAGCACTTGCTATAGTTGCAGTAATAGTATTACATGTTTCTGCAACTATACTGTATAGGAGCACACCTTATTCTACGACTTACAATGCTAACTTTATATTGAATCAGTTTTCAAGGTTTTCTGTTCCTGCATTTATAATTATTTCTGGAATGGGACTCACTATAAGTTATAAAGAAGGATGCGGTTATTTTAAATTCATAATTAGAAGATTTTTAAAAGTAGTACCACAGTATATAGTGTGGTGCTTACTATATATAGTCATTATAACTAAGGACTTTAACATACATACTGATTTAAACAATATAGTATATGGAAATGTATTTTATCACTTTTATTTTGTACCTTTAATTATTGAGCTTTACATAATATTTCCTTTCATATACAAATTTATGGAAAAAAAGTGGTGGCTATTACTTAGTTTTTTAATGACATCATTTTTTATTATATATACCTATTACTTTAAAGTAGTGACTCCAGATCAGTGGTTTTGGAATAAAAAAAATTTATTTTACTGGATCTTTTATTTCTCATTAGGAGGATATATGGGAAAAAATCTAGATAATATATCCCAGAAATTAAAGAAAATTAGACCTATAGTGTGTGTTATGTTTTTACTTTCAATTTTTACACTGCTGTATAGTTTTATAACGGGAAATCAGTACGGTAAAAGTATAGACTACATTACGACTTTTCAGCGTCCCTCAGTAATTTTTTATTCTACATTTTTTGTGATTTTCATATTCAGTTTTGAATGGAAGAAAGGATTGTTTATGAAAATTATAAGATATATATCAAATACTTCTTATGATATTTATTTATCCCAGGCAGGTATACTATATTTGTATACTCAATATTATATAGGAAGATATGTGCATGTGGATAATTTAAGCTTTGGTGTAAAGGCTTTTGCAGTTACATTGATAGGATCCATAGCACTCAACGAGATAAAAAAACTTTTATAA
- the murJ gene encoding murein biosynthesis integral membrane protein MurJ has translation MAEKKLIKSSIIVMLFIIGGKVLALVRDSLIAAKFGATYVTDIYNFALGMVYLLTTISYGLTTTFIPLNSEHIENSTISERNKFVNNVINIASLFTIVLTAVLIIFSKQIIYVFGHGFTSNSVIFAQSVEIIRIMFLSLIFVTLGSVVTGVLQSHKRFYEPAAMAFVSNLVYIVYLVFLTSRYGIKGFAVATVIGFFAQFVINLPRYRKLKYRYKFILDFKNSDVHQMFKLMIPIVISTSVVQLNLFVNRCFANNIYFGAVTVLDYSNKVSTLAYEVFAIGIAMIVYPTLSELAVKKDVVKYKKSLISAINTIMIIMIPASVAIGILRDPLINLIFRRGAFTAQAANLTSSALLFYCPAMIAYGVRDILNKAFYSVKDAKTPMSNSFVGIIINIIINIIIIKYMKVSGLALATTISAVITTLLMMWNLNKKLEGMNIRKLVLSFAKIVCSSAIMGIVIYVINNFCMNKISSIMQQSMISIFISFVFGSVVYFICLYFTGLEEYRNLINGLKNKIAR, from the coding sequence ATGGCAGAAAAGAAATTAATAAAAAGTTCCATTATAGTAATGCTTTTTATAATTGGCGGAAAAGTTTTGGCACTTGTAAGGGATTCCCTTATAGCTGCAAAATTTGGAGCTACCTATGTTACAGATATATATAATTTTGCATTGGGTATGGTATACCTTTTAACTACTATAAGTTACGGACTTACTACTACTTTTATACCGCTTAATTCGGAACATATCGAAAATAGCACTATAAGTGAGAGAAATAAATTTGTAAACAATGTAATAAACATAGCGTCCCTTTTTACAATAGTTCTCACAGCTGTACTCATAATATTTTCAAAGCAGATAATATATGTTTTTGGACATGGTTTTACTTCCAACAGTGTAATATTTGCTCAGTCTGTTGAAATAATAAGGATAATGTTTTTATCACTTATATTTGTAACTTTAGGGAGTGTGGTTACAGGAGTACTTCAGTCCCATAAAAGGTTTTATGAACCTGCTGCTATGGCATTTGTGTCTAACTTAGTTTATATAGTGTATTTAGTGTTCTTAACTTCCAGGTATGGTATAAAGGGATTTGCAGTAGCTACAGTAATAGGATTTTTCGCTCAATTTGTAATAAATTTGCCAAGGTATAGGAAACTTAAGTATAGATATAAATTTATATTGGACTTTAAAAATAGTGATGTACATCAGATGTTTAAGCTAATGATACCTATAGTTATAAGTACCTCAGTAGTTCAATTAAATTTGTTTGTAAATAGGTGTTTTGCAAATAATATATATTTTGGAGCAGTTACAGTCTTGGACTATTCAAATAAAGTAAGTACCTTGGCTTATGAAGTTTTTGCCATAGGTATAGCTATGATTGTATATCCTACTTTATCTGAACTAGCAGTTAAAAAGGATGTTGTGAAGTATAAGAAATCCCTTATAAGTGCTATAAATACCATAATGATAATAATGATACCTGCATCAGTGGCTATAGGAATTTTAAGAGACCCACTTATAAATTTAATTTTTAGGAGAGGGGCATTTACAGCACAAGCTGCAAATTTAACTTCCAGTGCCTTATTATTTTACTGCCCTGCGATGATTGCCTATGGAGTAAGGGATATTTTAAATAAAGCATTTTATTCTGTTAAAGATGCAAAAACCCCTATGTCAAACAGTTTTGTGGGCATAATTATAAATATAATTATAAATATAATTATAATAAAATATATGAAGGTTTCAGGGCTTGCTTTAGCTACAACTATCTCTGCAGTTATTACTACCTTACTTATGATGTGGAACTTGAATAAAAAGTTAGAAGGAATGAATATTAGAAAACTTGTTTTAAGTTTTGCTAAAATAGTTTGTTCTTCTGCTATTATGGGAATAGTTATATATGTTATAAATAATTTCTGTATGAATAAGATTTCATCTATTATGCAGCAAAGTATGATTTCGATTTTCATATCTTTTGTATTTGGCAGTGTAGTTTACTTTATATGTTTGTATTTTACTGGATTAGAAGAGTATAGGAACCTAATAAATGGACTTAAGAATAAAATTGCAAGGTAG
- a CDS encoding glycosyltransferase — protein MKVLQVISGNDVGGGGNYVLNLSFYSKDKFQSIIGTIGGGGLYDKSKSMNIDTVKFKRAVTYDRYLIDYVRENHIDLVNFHGAKAFFMHYFLKNKIDVPTVATVHSDYRRDFLNNRIKYLFFTPLSALGLGSFKQYICVSDYIKSLLGNQKFIGEKFVVNSGMDFNSRVIKESRESIRARYNILENDFVYVNVARCHPIKNQLSLIEAFNMLKKQIKDAKLMIVGDGPMEETLRQKVAQLHLENRVIFTGYKPNALDFANAGEVGILTSFSEGGAPPMTLLESAAVKKYFIAPDVGDIGKVLGDNLISLINPNSVEDIYKKMREIYEERNEIYLKGEKLYDAVVDKFSIDSFCTKYYNAYTKILSEK, from the coding sequence ATGAAGGTGCTACAGGTTATATCAGGAAACGATGTAGGCGGCGGTGGAAATTATGTGTTGAATTTGAGTTTTTATTCAAAGGATAAATTTCAGTCAATTATAGGTACAATAGGTGGCGGAGGCCTTTATGATAAAAGTAAAAGTATGAATATAGATACAGTAAAGTTTAAAAGAGCTGTCACCTATGATAGATACTTAATAGATTATGTAAGAGAAAATCATATTGATCTTGTAAACTTTCATGGGGCAAAAGCATTTTTTATGCACTATTTTTTGAAAAATAAAATAGATGTTCCTACAGTAGCCACAGTACATAGTGATTATAGAAGAGATTTTTTAAATAATAGGATTAAATACCTGTTTTTCACTCCACTTAGTGCACTAGGGTTAGGCAGCTTTAAACAATATATATGTGTATCGGATTATATAAAAAGCCTTTTGGGTAATCAGAAATTTATAGGAGAGAAATTTGTAGTAAATAGCGGAATGGATTTTAATAGTAGAGTTATAAAGGAAAGTAGAGAAAGTATACGAGCAAGATACAATATATTAGAAAATGATTTTGTATATGTAAATGTAGCAAGATGCCATCCTATAAAAAATCAGTTATCTCTCATAGAAGCATTTAATATGTTGAAAAAGCAAATTAAAGATGCAAAGCTTATGATAGTTGGAGATGGGCCTATGGAAGAGACGCTGAGACAAAAAGTAGCACAGCTTCATTTAGAGAATAGAGTAATATTTACAGGATATAAACCCAATGCACTGGATTTTGCAAACGCAGGTGAAGTAGGAATTTTAACTTCCTTTAGTGAAGGTGGAGCACCTCCTATGACTTTGCTTGAAAGTGCAGCAGTGAAAAAATATTTCATAGCGCCAGATGTAGGAGACATAGGGAAAGTTTTAGGTGATAATTTAATTTCATTAATAAATCCTAATTCTGTAGAAGACATATACAAAAAAATGAGAGAAATTTATGAGGAAAGAAATGAGATATACCTAAAAGGAGAAAAATTATATGATGCTGTAGTTGACAAATTTTCCATAGATAGCTTTTGCACAAAATATTATAATGCTTATACTAAAATACTTTCAGAAAAATAG
- a CDS encoding O-antigen ligase family protein, with the protein MFLDRFLYVLICAYIVLLPLLPNKMALGRINIPPADCILALILFGYFVKLLTSKECRIRFFSGIRDFITNYLTVFMSILALMMLVSVSYAADKKLALSESFRFISYIILFFMIKYEWNRKELLNGILGSYICTNIIICIYGIYQNFTGFGLSDKFKNYGYTKFKITATMDNPNNLAAFLILAIFPMIMLAIYEKKRERKLFYSLLAVLMLLNLTFTGSRNAIVGVAIGMVILVIMYSLKFILPLCVIAGASLFIPEIRERIMAINDPVQNQSRIYLWKIAQKMIKDYPLFGVGNGNYVSLYDKYTNIYPQYKFYGYSKWPCHNSYLKMETELGIIGGVSFVALLLSSLIKVKSFVDTTKNKFYKHFYIGFLASMVAFYVMNLVDNLFFVPKTTTYFWILLAVSQGMMYREKKNEGMFLS; encoded by the coding sequence GGAAGAATAAATATTCCTCCTGCAGATTGTATACTAGCACTTATTTTGTTTGGATACTTTGTAAAACTTCTTACATCAAAAGAATGTAGAATTAGGTTTTTTTCTGGAATAAGGGATTTCATTACTAACTACCTTACTGTTTTTATGAGCATACTGGCACTTATGATGTTAGTTTCAGTAAGTTATGCGGCAGACAAAAAACTTGCACTTAGTGAAAGCTTTAGATTTATATCCTATATTATATTGTTTTTTATGATCAAATATGAATGGAATAGAAAAGAACTTTTAAATGGAATTTTAGGTTCTTATATATGCACCAATATCATAATATGTATCTATGGCATATATCAAAATTTTACAGGATTTGGACTTAGTGATAAATTCAAAAATTATGGATATACAAAGTTTAAGATAACTGCTACTATGGATAATCCTAATAATTTGGCAGCTTTCTTGATATTAGCCATATTTCCAATGATCATGCTAGCTATATATGAAAAGAAAAGGGAAAGAAAGTTATTTTATTCCTTGCTGGCAGTTTTGATGCTTTTGAATCTAACATTTACAGGTTCTAGAAATGCTATTGTTGGAGTGGCAATAGGAATGGTTATATTAGTGATTATGTATAGTCTTAAGTTTATACTACCTCTTTGTGTAATTGCAGGGGCATCTTTATTTATACCGGAAATAAGAGAACGAATAATGGCTATAAATGACCCGGTTCAAAATCAATCTAGAATATACCTTTGGAAAATTGCACAAAAGATGATAAAAGACTATCCTTTATTTGGGGTTGGAAATGGGAATTACGTTAGCTTGTATGATAAATATACGAATATATATCCTCAGTATAAATTTTATGGTTACAGTAAGTGGCCCTGCCATAATTCTTATTTAAAAATGGAGACAGAACTTGGAATTATAGGTGGAGTATCCTTTGTGGCATTGCTTTTATCTTCTTTAATTAAAGTTAAATCTTTTGTAGATACAACAAAAAATAAATTTTATAAGCATTTTTACATAGGATTTTTAGCTTCTATGGTAGCTTTTTACGTTATGAATTTAGTTGACAACTTATTCTTTGTACCAAAGACTACAACTTACTTCTGGATACTCTTAGCAGTATCTCAAGGAATGATGTACAGGGAAAAGAAAAATGAAGGCATGTTTTTGAGTTAA